The stretch of DNA CAGCGGGTCACCATCCTCGACGTCGAGCCGCCCGAGGAGTCGCTGGCGTAGCTACTCCAGGTACCCCAGGTCCCGGAGCTGGTCGGTGATGTCCTGGAACTCCGCCTCGGTCAGTTCGCCCTGTCGCTGGTGCTGGACGACGATGCTCCGCAGCAGGAACCGAACGAGGTCGGAGGTACTCGAGAAACTCGTCCCCTCGATGGTCTCCTCGACGCGGTCGGCCAGATCCTTCGGGATCGAGACCGTCGTGTAGTCGGCCATACCGGAGTCAGACCGGCCGCGAGGAAAACGGTTGTGCCCTCGGCTACGGCTGGTCGGCGGTCGTGTCGAACTGGCCGGCCGTCGCGGAACTGGACGGGGAGAACAGCATCGGCGCGCCCGCCGAGCGCGAGGACCGGTCCGGTTCGGTCCGGGGCGGCTCGGCGTCGGGCTCGGTCGTCGCGTCGTGTTCGGTCCGTGGCTCGGTGCGAGCGGCGGTCGTGAAGGGATCGTCGGTCGTCGGCTGTCGTGTGCTCATTCTGTCGGTGGTGTCGTGTCGCGGTATGTCTCGAAGTCTGTCGTCGGGATCGTGGCTGCGGCGTCGGCGATGAGTACGAGCATCGGTGCCAGTCCCTTCCGCCCAGTCTATAATAAAAGTTAATGTTGGATTCTGCACCGACACTAGTTCGCACGGTCCGCCAAGCGGAACTCCGGCGGGTCAGACGACCAGGCGCTTCTCGTAGTCGGTGAGGTTCTCGTAGCCGTCCTCGGTGACGACCACGAGGTCCTCGATGCGGACGCCGCCGACCTCGGGGTCGTACAGGCCCGGTTCGACGGTGACGACGTGGCCCGGTTCGAGTTCGCCGCCGTTGGGCGAGAGCCGCGGCAGTTCGTGGACGTCGAGGCCGACCCCGTGGCCCGTGCTGTGGATGAACCCCGTCTCGGTGCGGTCGTCGCTGCGCAGCGTCGGGTGGCCGGCCTCCTCGTACACGTCACAGACCGCGGCGTGGATCGCCTCGCCGGTCACGCCCGGTTCCAGCGCGTCGAACGCCGCCGCCATCGCCCGCTCGGTCAGGTCGTACCACTCCCTGACCGCGTCGCTCGGTTCGCCGACGCAGAAGGTCCGCGTCATGTCGGCGTGGTACTTCGTCGCCTTGTCCCGCGGGAAGATGTCGACGATGATCGGCTCGTCGGCAGACAGCGGCCCGCTCCCGCGGTCGTGAGGGTCGGCGGCGTCGCCCCCGCAGGCGACGATGGTCTCGTCGAGCGAGCAGCCGTGGCGCAGCAGCGTCACCTCGATCTCCTCCTTGACGCGCTCGCTGGTCAGTGGCTCGCCCTCGTGTTCGAGCGTGCCGTCGTCGGCGACCGTCGCCGCGTCCAGTAGCTCCTCGGCAGCGGCCATCGCGGCCTCGTTGGCCCGCTGTGCCGTCCGGACGTGGTCGATCTCCTCGTCGGTCTTGGTGGCGCGGATCTCGGTGACGACGCCCTCGGTGTCGGCCGTGACTTCGATCCCCCGAGTGCGGAGGCCGTCGGCCGTCTTCAGCGGGAACCGCGGCGGGACGGCGACGCTGTCGACGTCGTAGGAGCCGAGGAAGCGCGCGAGGACGTGCGAGACGGCCTCGTCCGGGCCGTGTGCTTCGACGAGTTCGGCGTGGTCGAAGTCGACGTACCGCTGGACGCTGTCGGCGCGGGCCTCCCGCTTCGCGCGGCCGTACTCGAGGCTCCGCGGGAACAGCAGGTGCGTCTCGCCGTCGTACAGCGTGACGAACGGATCGGGGGCGTCGAACCCCGAGAGGTAGTACTGGTCGGACACCTCCGAGTCCGCGTCGAGGAGGTAGCCGTCGACGCCGGCGTCGTCGAGATACGAGTCGAGCGTGGTCAGATCGGGGTCCATACAGTCCGGTGTGAGCCTCGCCGGCAAAGGGCTACCGCCGCCGGTGGTGCTGGCCGGCGGCTCCCTTCCGATATAAAACCGTTTCGCCCGACTGCCGCGTTCGCAACCGACGACGCGGTTATACCGGGACGCGGTGCGACCACCGATACGTATGGGACACTCCGTCGCCCCCGGTGACGCCCTGACCCGGTTCGTCACCGCCCCGCTGCGCGTATCGACCTACAAGCGACTCGCCTACCTCCTGCTCGCGTTCCCCCTTGGACTCGCGTACTTCGTCGGGTTCGCCACCGCCGCGTCGACGGGCGGGGCGCTCGCGTTCACGCTCGTCGGCGTGCCGCTGTTGCTCCTGACGCTGCTCGGAACGACCGCCGTCTCGTGGTTCGAGGCCGGCCAGTCCCGCCTCCTGCTCGACCGCGAGGTCGCCGGACCGGCGACGTTCGAACGGCTGACCGACGAGCCGGCGCTGCCCGACGACTGGGGAGCCGCACTGAAGCGGTTCCTCTCGGAGCCGACGACCTGGACCAGCGTCGGGGTCGTGCTCTGGAAGTTCGTCTTCGGCGTCCTCTCGTTCGCGGTGGTCGTCACCGCCGGGTCGCTCGTGACCGCGCTGCTGGCCGCCCCGTTCGTCTACGACGAGCCGGGCGTGACCTACCGGCTCGGTATCGGTGCCGTCGACACGCTGCCGGAGGCCGTCGGGCTCGCCGTCCTCGGTCTCGTCGCGCTGCTCGCCGCACTGAACCTCTGTAACCTCCTCGCGACGCTGGGGAGTCGCCCGACGGAGCTGCTGTTGTCCGCCGGACGCGATCCCGATCCGGAGTGAGCGACGAAGGACCAAGAGCGGTAGTTCCCGACGGTCGCTCATAACCGACGACCGACCCGGCGGACCGGCCCACCGATCCCCGGCGACTACGGCGGCTGCTACCCGGCCAGCGGCCTGCTCGCGCTCCGCGGTCGCTCGCATACGATGGCCGTCCCGCTTCGCCCCCGCCCGCGAGGACCGCCGGCCGTGGGGGTACACCGAACTGGAGGAGCGACTCGGCGTCTCACCGAACACGCTCGCGACGCGGCTCGGCGAACTGGCGGCCGCGGGACTCGTCGACCGCACCGCCGACGACGAGATCCCGTGGGGAGTACGAGGCCACCGGAAGGCCGCGGATCTCCAGCCGGTGTTCGCGCAACTCCGTCAGTGGGCCACGCGGTACGATATGGACGGCGCGGAGCCGCCGGAACAGGCCCGAGCGCCGTGGCTACCTGGTGTCGTAGTTACCGAGGGAGTCGGGACGGGACAGTATTTGTCGGTGGCGCGCTTGTCTCCGCCCGTGACCGACGACGCGATCGTGGCCGAGGGCGTCGAGCTCACCTACGCCGACGGGACCCGGGCCGTGCGTGGCATCGACCTCACGGTACCCGAGGGGGAGTTCTTCGGCTTTCTCGGCCCCAACGGCGCGGGCAAGACGACGACGATCAAGATGCTGGTGTCGCTCCTGCGCCCGACGGCCGGGACCGTCCGGGTCAACGGCTTCGACGTGGAGACCGAGGGCCGAGCGGTCCGCGAGACGGTCGGCTATATGGCCCAGGAGACGAGCGTCGACCCGGAACTGACGGCCCGCGAGAACCTCCGGTTCGCCTGTGACGCCTACGGCGTCCCGCGGGGGGACCGCGCCGACCGCATCGACGAACTGCTGGACCTCGTCGACCTCGCGGACGTGGCCGACAAGCGCGCCGACGACTTCTCCGGCGGGATGAAAAAGCGCCTCGACGCCGCGACGGCGCTCGTCCACCGGCCGCCGCTGGTCTTCCTCGACGAACCGACGACCGGGCTGGACCCGAAGGCCCGCAACCGCCTCTGGGACTACTTCGAGCGCATCAACGACCGCGGGACGACCATCTTCCTCACGACCCAGTACCTGGAGGAGGCCGATGCCCTCTGTGACAGGCTCTCGGTCATCCTCGACGGCGAGATCGTCTCGGAGGGATCGCCCGCGGAACTCAAGCGGACGGTCGGCGGCGAGATCCTCGACGTCGACGTCGAGGGCGACGAGGACGACAGACGGCAGGCCGCCCGTGTCGCCCGCGAGAGGGACCTCTTCGAGGACGAGGCCGCGGTCGAAGTGACCGACGGCGGTATCACGGTCACCTCCGAGCGCGCTCGCTCCCGGGGGACGGACCTGCTGGTCGCGCTCCGTGACGCCGGCGTCGTCGTCACAGGGTTCAACGTCCGTGCGCCGACGCTCGACGACGTGTTCCTCGCCATCACCGGCGACCACGTCGAGGGCGCAGAGCCGGGGCCGACCACCGAGACCGTCGCCGTCGACGGGGGTGACGACCCGTGAGCACGCCGGGCGACGACTCGACGCCGCCGGCAGATGCCGCGGCGGAGACGGATCGGGTGCCCCGGTCCGGGAACTCCTTCCTCGGGGACTTCTGGGTGAACTTCGTCCGGTGGAACATCAAGGCGGTCCGCAACCCCTTCGTGCTGGTCGTCTCCCTCGTCCAGCCGATCATCTTCCTCGTCCTGTTCACGCAGGTGTTCGGTCAGGTGGCGACCGGCGCGGTCAATCAGGGCGCTGCGAACATCTCCTACGAGACGTATCTGGTGCCCGCGATCTGTATGCAGGTGGCGCTGGCGGCCGCCACCACCTCCGGCGTCGGCCTCGTCAACGACATCGAGAACGGGATGTTCGAGAAGGTGCTCGTGAGTCCGATGAACCGGGCCGCCGTCTTCCTCGGGAAGACCGCCGCCGAACTGGTCCGCATCGGCGCACAGATCGCCATCATCATCGGCCTCGGGACGCTGCTGGGCGCGGAGGTGGCGACCGGACTGACGGGCGCAGCGGGGATCGTCGCCGTCGGGATCCTCTTCTCGCTGTGGTTCACCGCGCTGTCGAACGCCCTCGCCGTCGTCACGAAGGACCAGGAGTCGACCATCATCGGCGCGAACCTGCTCCAGTTCCCGCTGCTGTTCGTCTCGACGGCCTTCCTCCCGCTGTCGGTCCTGCCGGAGTGGATCCAGGTCGTCGCCCGGTTCAACCCCGTGACCTACGGCGTCGACGCCGCGCGGGCCATCATGCTGGGCCGAGACGTGATGACCGTCATCGAAGTGACCGACTACGGGCTCGACTTCGGCGGCCTCCTCGGCGTCGGGGACCTGCTCAACACCGTCGTCCCGGCCGTGGCGATCCTGCTGGCCCTCGGGACCGTCTTCGGGGGCGTCGCCGTCTACCTGCTCCAGCGCGCGTCCAGCGCGGACGTGCAGTAACACCGCCGACGGACCCCTTACCGTTGCTCCGACGACCGCTCGTATGACGACAGGCCGAGGAGCCGTCGGGCGCTGGTCGCCGACCTGGCCGTGCCGGCGAAACTATGCGCTCGCACCGAGCGAGGCCGTCGGGCGGCCTTCGAGTGCCGATAGCACGGGGCGAGGCCCGTGCGAGAACCCGTAGGTCAGTTACTACTTTATCAGC from Haloarcula litorea encodes:
- a CDS encoding ribbon-helix-helix domain-containing protein; amino-acid sequence: MADYTTVSIPKDLADRVEETIEGTSFSSTSDLVRFLLRSIVVQHQRQGELTEAEFQDITDQLRDLGYLE
- a CDS encoding M24 family metallopeptidase — protein: MDPDLTTLDSYLDDAGVDGYLLDADSEVSDQYYLSGFDAPDPFVTLYDGETHLLFPRSLEYGRAKREARADSVQRYVDFDHAELVEAHGPDEAVSHVLARFLGSYDVDSVAVPPRFPLKTADGLRTRGIEVTADTEGVVTEIRATKTDEEIDHVRTAQRANEAAMAAAEELLDAATVADDGTLEHEGEPLTSERVKEEIEVTLLRHGCSLDETIVACGGDAADPHDRGSGPLSADEPIIVDIFPRDKATKYHADMTRTFCVGEPSDAVREWYDLTERAMAAAFDALEPGVTGEAIHAAVCDVYEEAGHPTLRSDDRTETGFIHSTGHGVGLDVHELPRLSPNGGELEPGHVVTVEPGLYDPEVGGVRIEDLVVVTEDGYENLTDYEKRLVV
- a CDS encoding sensor domain-containing protein; protein product: MGHSVAPGDALTRFVTAPLRVSTYKRLAYLLLAFPLGLAYFVGFATAASTGGALAFTLVGVPLLLLTLLGTTAVSWFEAGQSRLLLDREVAGPATFERLTDEPALPDDWGAALKRFLSEPTTWTSVGVVLWKFVFGVLSFAVVVTAGSLVTALLAAPFVYDEPGVTYRLGIGAVDTLPEAVGLAVLGLVALLAALNLCNLLATLGSRPTELLLSAGRDPDPE
- a CDS encoding ABC transporter ATP-binding protein produces the protein MTDDAIVAEGVELTYADGTRAVRGIDLTVPEGEFFGFLGPNGAGKTTTIKMLVSLLRPTAGTVRVNGFDVETEGRAVRETVGYMAQETSVDPELTARENLRFACDAYGVPRGDRADRIDELLDLVDLADVADKRADDFSGGMKKRLDAATALVHRPPLVFLDEPTTGLDPKARNRLWDYFERINDRGTTIFLTTQYLEEADALCDRLSVILDGEIVSEGSPAELKRTVGGEILDVDVEGDEDDRRQAARVARERDLFEDEAAVEVTDGGITVTSERARSRGTDLLVALRDAGVVVTGFNVRAPTLDDVFLAITGDHVEGAEPGPTTETVAVDGGDDP
- a CDS encoding ABC transporter permease, encoding MSTPGDDSTPPADAAAETDRVPRSGNSFLGDFWVNFVRWNIKAVRNPFVLVVSLVQPIIFLVLFTQVFGQVATGAVNQGAANISYETYLVPAICMQVALAAATTSGVGLVNDIENGMFEKVLVSPMNRAAVFLGKTAAELVRIGAQIAIIIGLGTLLGAEVATGLTGAAGIVAVGILFSLWFTALSNALAVVTKDQESTIIGANLLQFPLLFVSTAFLPLSVLPEWIQVVARFNPVTYGVDAARAIMLGRDVMTVIEVTDYGLDFGGLLGVGDLLNTVVPAVAILLALGTVFGGVAVYLLQRASSADVQ